In a genomic window of Thiosocius teredinicola:
- a CDS encoding NUDIX domain-containing protein — protein sequence MIETLPGIRNAVRALIVRDSHLLALRKTGGGRGERFALPGGAQELGESLTQALNRECIEEIGTAVAVGAMVQVADFFKLRNTQPPTRRHVVEFLFRCEVPDGYQARNGERPDKYQVDVVWVPLDEVDGLSLLPAFLADGIRRQTAFDGNHTLYLGAFEDDAITSEH from the coding sequence GTGATTGAGACGCTGCCCGGAATCAGGAATGCCGTCCGCGCCTTGATCGTGCGCGATTCGCACTTGCTGGCATTGCGCAAGACAGGCGGCGGTCGTGGTGAACGATTCGCCTTGCCCGGTGGTGCGCAGGAACTGGGCGAATCCCTGACCCAGGCGCTCAACCGCGAGTGCATCGAAGAGATCGGGACCGCAGTTGCGGTGGGCGCGATGGTACAGGTGGCGGATTTCTTCAAGCTCAGGAATACCCAGCCTCCAACTCGCCGTCACGTTGTTGAGTTTCTGTTTCGTTGCGAAGTTCCGGACGGCTACCAAGCACGCAACGGTGAGCGTCCGGACAAATACCAAGTGGATGTCGTCTGGGTGCCGCTGGATGAAGTCGATGGTCTGAGCCTGTTACCGGCATTTCTTGCCGACGGCATTCGTCGACAGACTGCGTTTGACGGCAACCACACCTTGTATCTCGGTGCATTCGAAGACGATGCGATTACCAGCGAGCATTAG